GGGATGGACTCCAGGTACAAGAATAGGACTGGATGGCCTCCCCACCGGTCATTTGCTAATAACCCCAATTTGAATACTGGGGATGGGTATAAGCTGACTGCGGGTTCAGTGGCCATTGATGCTGGAACGGTAGCATTTATGCCTGCTGTTGATTTACTGGGGGTTCCTCGTCCTGTAGATGGTGACACCAATGGGACGGCCACTGTGGATATGGGCTGTTATGAGTTTATCCCTCAGGCTTTAGATAGCGATGCTGACGGTGTTCCTGATTGGTGGACATGGCAATACTTTGGCCATTTATCAGGGCAGGGTAGTGATTATTCAATGGCAACGAACACCGTGCCTGGTTCCAGGATGAGCAACCTTGAGAAGTATCTTGCTGACCTTAATCCGACTAATCCGCTATCTGTATTGGCTGTTACAGGGGTGCAGTGGTTGCCTCAAGGCGTCAAAGTAGATTGGGAGGGTGGACAGGCGGTCAGGCAGTACGTGGAATCCAAGAGTGATCTCGGCAATACCAATGAGCCCTGGACACCGGTATTCACTAATCTGCCGCCGACCGCCATCACGACCAATGTCACCGTCAATGTTGGGACGACGAACAGGGCAGGTTTCTATAGGATTAGGGTGGAGAGGTAAATGCTGGTAGTTTACTGAGTTTATGTTTGGAGGAAGCGATGGAAGATTCTGATGTCATAAACAGGCTTGCGATTGTGCGAAAACAGCGTTGGTCAAGAGATCTATTCTATAGTTGGTGCGGGATTGATCTGTGGACGGGTGTATCATCTGCCGCTGCCCAGTTTCGTATTTGGGCAGAACGGTTTCCCGATGGTCGTTCTTTTATGGGAGCGTCTGATGTTGATCGGTGGATGTTTGAGCGGTTTTTGCAACAGCGAGAATGGGTGCCTTATTATTCAGCAGCCATACAATGTGCGATGTCGAACGATGATTTCAGCAAGACCCTAAATGAAATGGCAAATAGGGATTATATTTCCCCAAGTCTGGTGGACGGTGAAGTTGGTGGAATGTACCCATCGAGTCTTCTGCGGGATCTGCCCAAGCGGCTTCCTTCTTTTCCCAGAAAGATATTCTCCTCACATTCTGCACACGTAAGGGCCTTTCATCAAGCGATCAAAGATGATCTCAAGATTGATGATATTAAATTTTTGCGCTGTACTGCCTCTGCGGCTTTCAATGAAGATGTTTTGGATGCAGCCTGTGACTACGACATCATAACGATGGAGCCAATAGGTATAACACATCGGGTTTGGCTTGAATTTGGCAAACCAATAGCATTGAGCCCCGATGTATGTTCAATTATCACTTACGCAAAGCATGAGTCCGTCCTTAGGGACTTGTGCATGGGAATGCCAGAGGATAGTGAACTGTCTATGGCGAGAGAGTTCTTAGGGCTAGCGTCGGTGGTTACGCGATGACATTCTTGTCGGCAGGTGCCCATGGGGTTATGCTTAAATTTAGGATGAACAATCGTCCTAGTGGCGAGGCGTATTTCCCTTCGCCATCTATAAAGAATGTCGATAAGCGAGTAAGGGAAAACGAATCGTTGCGTGATTGGTTTTGTCGGTGTGTTGATGCGGTTGGTGGTCTTGAGCATTGTGTCATTGAGGATCATATCAGCGTGATAGGTGTTGTGAAATGGCGTGACCGCGCCGTTGAATACATGAACATTCAGGCCCTTATTACGAAAGATGGCTCACTGGAAGACTTTTACCTCGGGACTGAAATGCCACCTCCTCAGTACATTAGGCTTGAGCTCGACTTATCTAAACCTGGACCGTTATTCAAGGAACCGCTTCCACACATACATGTTGCTCCGGAAGGTGAGCCTCGGATGGACTTCCGGAAAGGGGAATTCCCTTTCCCTATTGTTGAATTCTTGGAATTTATTTACCTGAACTATTGCTATGATGCTTGGATAAGGTGGGCAAAAGACGTGTGGACTGCGCGCGAGGTATTCGCTGATGGGGAAGATCCTTTTACGCGAATTGTGGCGGCATACGCTCAAGGGCAAAGGGCCGTACTGACTGGCGCGTGTGCAGTTCACATTCAACGTCTTAAAGATATGCTTGCTGCTGAAAAACAGGAAGTTGCGCGGGGATTGTGGCCACTGACGGTGGATGCTGGATTGCTCAGTTATGGGGCATAATTGAAGACTGTTTCGAGTCCTCGTTTACGAGCTTTGTGTGGTCTTCCGCATCTCGATGTTGAAAGTCCCTCCCACCATCAATCCCAATCCGGCCAGTTCCAAATATCCCCAGGCTGAGTAGCCAATCCATGCTTCACCGCGCAGTCGGCAATGGCCTCACATAGAACCTCCTTCATGGACTTCCGCGTTCGCTCCCTTAACAGATCCAATGCTTTCCTATGCTGGATCGTGACCGATGTGAAGATATTCTTGCAGGTCTGGACCCGCTGTCCCTTATGCCGGGTAATCTTGGGGTAAATGGTTTCGGGAGCAGCGGCGGGTTGAATTGGTTGCGGCGCGGGTAATGGCTGGATCAATTTCTGTTCACCAGCCAATTCAGCCAGGGAATATTCAATCACCGGTGATCCCGGAGCCAGTGCTTTTCCCTTCTCTAAAGAAGGGTCGATGGTGTCCGGTGCCATAGGTGCATTCAGGTTGGCAATCGCGGTATCAATAGCCGCTTCACTGTATCCATCCAGGGCCATGTTCTTTCGTAACCAGTATTGCCGTTCCTCTTCTGGCTCGCTCAATGGTGGCGGTGGGGGAATATGCAATGGTTGAGAGACCGGCTCGTTGAATGGAATTGTGTAAATGGTTGGCGGGGTTGTCATCTTGGGTTTTGATTTTCTGGGCATGGTGGGTTCTCCTTCATATAATTTTATATTTGTTCATATGTGGGAGTGAGAAGATCGGGGTAGGTCGGCCGCTGACAGGAATAGCTCCGCACACATCTCGTTCCTAATATGGGTTTCAGTGGTGATGAATTGGTCGCGATCATCCAGTGCCAGATTAGTGTATGAGAGGAGCATACAATCCTCGTGACGTGGCAGTGAAGAAATTAATAAAGCCCTATTGAGGGACAATGAAACGGAACAGCGTGATATCTGAAGTCTATCTCTAATCAAGCCTTTCAGGCGGTACACTTGATGATGGTGGTACCGATAAAAGTTTTGCAACGGCATGGACATTGAAAGAGTAATACGTTGATCTTTGATGAAGACTTCAATTGCGTCTGAATATGTTGAGGGAGTATCGAGCCGGAACAGGAAATAAAAGCCATCTGCTAATAAATGGCATTCGTCGTCATGTATTCTGACTCCCCGTTGATGGCATTGCCGTGCAACGATCTCCGCAATCTGGTTATTGTCAAAAAAACAGTGTGGATATTGCGCGGTGGTTTGATGTTCTGGGGCGAGATGGCTGTTGTCATGGATGATGTTCATAGTGTGTTCTCCGGATTCTGGTGGTTGATCAATGGTGTCCGATACCTGTGAAATTAAAATGGGGATGCTGCGATTACACAGTCATCCCCATACTCATTTAGTTGGTTAATCCTTTGCCTGAAATGGCTTTGCACAAAGCTTTCCAAATTACTGCAAAGAATTCAGTGTAGCCTCTATGCATCAAAAATGACTCGAAATCACCAGTGATCGTGAACGTCTGAAGTCCGGTCTCTTGGTCCGTTGATTCCACTTGGAATATGGTTCCGTAATTCCATGATAGATTTGCAGCTAGGGGTTCTGAGAGGTCAACAATGTTATCGACCTCATTACATGACCTCTTGTTTCCAGTGGTTAAAACAACCGTAAGTATCCAGCCCTTCGTCCCCATAGACATAGTAAAGTTGATACCATCAGCCTTAAGCTTTATATCTGACGAGTCAGATTCATCAACAACCTGAACTCCTTGAGCCAGTAATGCGTGATACAGAGATTCACCTGCCTCTCTTATTGTAATGGGGGACGTTTTAATAATAAGTGGGATTTCCGGTGTGACGCAAACTGACTCTGCTGCTGATTGATTGTGACCCGTTTCATTTATCGAACTCATAACTTCTTCTCCTAACTTTTGATTTATCTTGTCTTCAAATGCCCGCCATGT
This is a stretch of genomic DNA from bacterium. It encodes these proteins:
- a CDS encoding choice-of-anchor Q domain-containing protein, coding for GMDSRYKNRTGWPPHRSFANNPNLNTGDGYKLTAGSVAIDAGTVAFMPAVDLLGVPRPVDGDTNGTATVDMGCYEFIPQALDSDADGVPDWWTWQYFGHLSGQGSDYSMATNTVPGSRMSNLEKYLADLNPTNPLSVLAVTGVQWLPQGVKVDWEGGQAVRQYVESKSDLGNTNEPWTPVFTNLPPTAITTNVTVNVGTTNRAGFYRIRVER